Part of the Catalinimonas alkaloidigena genome is shown below.
CTCAGAATATTACAATTGACTGGCTAGTCAGCTTCTTTTAATTCATTAACAAATATGAATAGCGCTTGATATGATGTCTTCAATGTTTACAGGAAGGTGAGACTTGAGTGCTGATCCAGCATCCAACCGGTAATACTGTAGCGGGGACGTGAAGTGAGCTGTACTTCATGCTCAATCTCACTTCTAAAACAGACCATCCTGCCGGAAAGAGGGGCAATATCAAATTCTTCATCAGGTAAAAACATCCTGAGCTGGCCTCCATCTTTTTCTTTCCAGTTTTCATTGAGATAACAAACGGTAGAAATCACCCGGTGTGGCTTCTGATGGAAGCGATCTACATGGCGCTTATAAAACGTTCCCGCCGGATACATCGCAAAATGGGCCTCAAAATCTTTTAACCCCAGGAAACAGGTGTAGTTTAGGTATTCCATCAGTTGGCGCATTTTTCCAACATAATTGGCTGTAACCTCCATCATATCATTGGGGTTGATCCATCGTATATAATCTCCCCTTACGGATTTATCCACCGCAAAATTCTGCATCTTCCCAATTCCAGCTTTTTTGAACTTTCCTTCTTCTGACAGATCCTGAAATCTGTTGATCACTGCATTTACTTCATCAGGCGAAAAAAAATGATCTATCAGCCCGTATCCATTTTCAGCCAATTGATCTACTAGCTGTTCCAGTTGCGCTTCCTGAAGCAAAGCTTCACTTTTTTCTTCCATAATAACTTATCAAAAAAAGCAACCTCTTGAGGTTGCTTTGTAAATAGCATCTAAAAGCTTTTAAGCGCGGATATACCTACTCTTCCATACGCTTAGCCGCTGCTTCTTCCGACCCTTTATCGATATCATCCCGATCACGCAATTTTTTATCATCTACGTGACGATTTAAAAATTTATTGATCTTGTCAATATCCAGTGTCGAGCGGATTTCTCCGAAAGAATCAATTTTGATATCAAAACCATTCAGTTCATCATTAACTTTAGGTTTGCTTCTTTTACTCAATCTTTTTCTACTCATAATGTATCTACGTTTTTACGTGCATCTCTAATTTTTGAAGGGCATTCTCGATCCGGTTTGCGGTTTCATCCCTACCTAAGACCTCAATGGTTGGCATTAGGTCGGGTCCGGAGCCTTCTCCTGTAACCGCCAGCCGTAATGCCTGCATCACTCTGCCCATTTTTACTTCAAGCTCATTCAGAACTTGTTCTAAGACGATTTTGGCCTGATCTGCATTTAATGCCCCATCGTGCTGCTTAAGGGCGTTAGCATAAGCTTGTAATACAGTAGTAGCCTCTTCCGTCCACTTTTTATTAACGATTTTTTCGTCATATCGTTGGGGCGCTACGTAAAAGAACTTTGCATTTTCCCATATTTCCGCAGGGAAAGTCACTCTCTCTTTCATCAAACCACTTACTTTTACTGCCTTGTCTCGACTACTTTCTACTCCTGCTTTCTCTAAGGTTGAGAGCAGCATACCGGCAAGTTCATCGTCCGATTTCTGGCGGAGGTACTGCTGGTTATACCACTGTGCTTTATGAATGTCAAACCTGGCCCCTGCCTTGTTAATATTTTCTATCTTGAATGCTTCTATTAGTTCTTCTTTGGTAAACAACTCCTGCTCAGTACCGGGGTTCCAGCCCAGAAAAGCGAGAAAGTTGATAAAAGCTTCAGGCAGATACCCTTCTTCTTTAAATCCGGGAAGCTGGTTTTTTTCATCATCGGTCCACTCCATTGGGAATACCGGGAAGCCATGTTTCAGTGAGTCTCTTTTACTTAACTTACCGTTACCATCGGGCTTGAGCAATAGTGGAAGGTGTGCAAACTGAGGCATACTCTCCTCCCAGCCTAAGAACTGATACATGAGTACATGCAGTGGTGCAGAAGGAAGCCACTCCTCTCCCCTGATCACGTGGGTGATTTCCATCAAGTGATCATCCACTACATTGGCCAGATGGTAGGTCGGCATACCATCAGATTTCATAATCACTTTGTCATCCAGTGTTGAGGAGTGAACCATGATCCAACCACGGACCATATCATTGAGACGAACCTCATCTTTGCGTGGAACTTTCAGACGAATAACATATGGCTCGCCAGCATCCATTTTCGCTTTGACTTCCGATTCAGAAAGGGTCAGCGAGTTTTTCATGGTCATTCGGGTGATGGCATTATACTGAGGCTGTGCTACACGTGCATCTTTCAGGCGTTCCCGCATTTCATTCAGCTCTACTTCGGTATCAAAAGCATAGTAAGCATGCCCGGCATCAATCAGCTGCTGCGCGTATTTTCCGTATATTTCTTTACGTTCTGACTGACGGTAAGGTGCATAGGGGCCACCTTCGTCTACGCCTTCATCTGGCTGTATACCACACCATTTTAAAGCTTTTTTCAGATAGTCTTCTGAGCAGGGGACATAGCGGGTCTGGTCTGTATCTTCAATACGCAGAATGAATGTTCCTTTTTTTTGCCGGGCAAAAAGATAATTATATAATGCCGTACGTATCCCTCCAATATGCTGTGGGCCGGTAGGACTGGGGGCAAACCTTACTCTTATATTTTGTTCCATTTACTAATGCTTGATCTATGTATAGTTATAAACTATGGCTATGATTGATGGTTGTATAAAATTATTTTAAGTTCTATTCTAATACCTCGTGTAGTATACGGCTGCTAAGCTTTACCTGTTTATGAAAGTTGAGTATTGCAATGACATAGTTGGCTACTCCCAGAAGAAGAGAAAATATCGCATTGATATAAATACGTTCGTAGATAAAAAAATATAATGCAAAAACACCAGTCAGTACAGACCAGAATATCAAAAATGATAATGTCCACATAAACAGCCTGTAGCGAATAAAAACAATACTTCCCATTGAGCTACTTTCTATTTTGCCACTAATCATAGGCAAAAAGTTATTTGCACGGCTCACTTTACGAGATAGCTTAAAGTGTTCTTTCTTTACCCAGCCATTGAAATACAACGCTTCATCTCGTACATCGGGCATCCACTCTCCGCTACGGGTAGGTTCGGTAACATTCCACAGCCTCTCCGATAGCTGTTGTGCTTCATATGAAGATACAATGGTTTCTCTGCTTAAGGGAAGTAAAGCTAACACTGTGACGCATACTTAGTCCAAGGTGGCGATGCAGGAAATTTCTACATTTACATTTTTGGGCAGGCCACTCACTTCTACGGTTTCTCTGGCTGGGGGCTGTAACTTAAAATACTGACCATAGGCTTCGTTTACGGTAGCAAAATCACTCATATTTTTAACAAAAATAGAACACTTCACTACCTTACTAAAATCAGCTCCTGCAGCACTTAAGATGGCTTCCAGATTCTTCATTACCTGATGAGTCTCTTCTGTAATATTGTCGTTAATTAATTCCCCGCTGGCTGCATCAAGTGCTATCTGCCCGGAAACATAAAGAGTAGCACCACTTTGAATCGCCTGGCTGTAAGGGCCAATAGGTGCGGGAGCTTCTGAGGTATTAATCACTTCTCTTGCCATATTTTCTGCTTTTTGTACGCTGTTTATAAAACAAGTTGCAAATCTACTTGATTAGAGTAATCAAAAACACCTTAATTCCTAATTTTTTAGAAATTAACTGCATATGAGATGGTAATGGTATAATTTATTTCATGCTTCCTTTATAGAATGCTATAAAATTACTTTTTCACATTATTGTCTCCACGAACTTAGATTATTTCTATTTTGAAATTACCACTATGAAGATTCTTACTGCTCAACAAACCCGCGATGCAGATGCCGCTACCATCAAAAATGAGCCTATCAGTTCTACTGACTTGATGGAAAGGGCTGCTACCGTTTTTAAGCATCAGTTTATAGAGACTTTTGGTGCTACCGTCAACCCTGTATATATATTTAGCGGGCCGGGAAACAATGGCGGTGATGGTCTGGCTTTTGCCAGATTATTGCATCAGCATCACTGTAATATCCATGCTTTCACGGTTCATGCCGCAGATAAAGGCTCTGAGGATTTTAAGATTAATCGCGAAAGGCTGGCAGAGCATATCACCATCAATAACATTGAACAAGAAAGTGACATACCCGATATTCCCAGGGAGGCAATTGTTATTGATGGACTTTTCGGTTCAGGGCTTTCTCGCAAAGTAGAAGGCATTTTTGCCCAGGTGATTGAGAAAATTAATCTTTCTGAAGCCGCGGTTGTCGCCATAGATATTCCCTCCGGCTTGTTTGCTGACCAACCTTTGGAAGTTGAAGATGATGATGCTGTCATTATAAGGGCTGATTATACCTTTAGCTTCCAAATGCCTAAACTGGCTTTTCTTCTTCCAGAGAGTGCGCATTTTGTAGGCAAGTGGGAGATACTTGACATTGGGCTTGATCGTAATTTCATTGAACAGACGCCTGTAGATTACTATTTCACTGATCATATGCTGGCTAAGTCTCTCCTGAAGAAACGTGATACTCACTCCCATAAGGGAACTTTTGGAAAAACGATGCTTATTAGCGGAAGCTATGGAAAAATGGGCGCTGCAGTGCTTTGTGCCAGAGCTTGTCTTCATTCTGGAGTGGGGCTTCTTACCGTTCATGTTCCTGAATGTGGCTACCAGATTATGCAAATAGCAAACCCTGAAGCGATGACCACTGTAGACCGTCATCAATATATTTTTACGGACCTGCCCCAGCAGGGGCCTACCGACCTTGACAAATATGATGCACTAGGCGTCGGTCCTGGCTTGGGTGCCGCTGAGGAGACTGTGATGGCTTTAAAAAGCATTTTAGAAAAAGCTCAATCTTTGCAAAAACCCATGGTATTAGATGCTGATGCGCTTAATATCTGTGGCCAGCACCGGGATCTTTTAGACTTACTGCCTGAAAACGCAGTGCTTACTCCTCACCCCAAAGAGTTTGAGAGACTAACCCAGCCCGCTGAAAATGATTTTCACCGTTTACAGCTATTAACAAAGTTTTGTCGGCAATATGAAGTTTTTGTCGTGCTGAAAGGGGCTAATACTGCGGTAGGTACGCCTAGCGGAAAAATCTGCTTCAATAGTACTGGAAATCCCGGCATGGCTAGCGGGGGCACCGGCGATGCGCTTACTGGAATCATTACCGCTTTGCTTTCTCAAAAATATGATCCTCTTGATGCTGCTTTATTAGGTGTATATTTACACGGCAAAGCAGGTGACCTGGCTACGGACGCGCTTGGTCAGGAGGCTATGCTGGCTTCCAATTTAATTGAACACCTGGGAGAAGCATTTAAATCATTAGCTCAATATTAGTTTCACCTTTGAAAGAGCAGGACACATATTATTCCTTAAAAACACAGTCTGAAGGATTATACAAAGAAAAAGGGAGCAAGTTTTTGGCTTTTGCCTACCCCGTCAATTCTGATGAAGAAATAAAGGAGAAAGTAGAGACGCTAAAGAAACAATATTATGATGCCCGCCATCATTGCTTTGCTTTTATCTTGAAGCCGGAAGAGGGCAGAGAAGAAACTTACAGGGCCAATGATGATGGAGAGCCCGCACACTCTGCCGGTGACCCTATTCTGGGACAAATCCGCTCGCAAAATTTATTTGATGTGCTCATCGTAGTAGTGCGCTACTTTGGTGGCACTAAACTAGGTGTGCCCGGCCTCATCCATGCCTACAAAACCGCAGCTGCTGACGCTATTGCCCATAATCAGGTAGTAAAAAAAATCATCCATAAGGATTTGTCTATCCGATTTGAATACACAGTAACCAATGAGGTAATGCGGCTTATTGAACAATTTCAGGCCCAGATCAAAGATCAGGATTTTGCTGAAGATTGCTTTTATCGGCTAAGTCTACCCAGGAGTATGTGGAAAAATGCCAAGGAGCAATTTGCTCAGGTGCAGGGGGTGGCCTTTGTATGAAGCTTGATTTTACTGAGCAGTTGGTAAATGAGGAAAAAAGCATGTAATGATTACACCTTCATTTTTATATCTTAGTATAAGAACCAATTTGTGCTTATGAAAAAGAAACAAGCAGTTGCCCTCGTGGCCCATGATAATAAAAAGCCTGAGCTTCTACAGTGGGTAAGAAACCATATCGACCTTCTTGCTGCCTACGAACTTTATGCAACCGGGACCACGGGTAAAATGCTTGAAGAGGGCATTAAAGACCTCAAAAGCATAACAATTAATAAGTTGCTCAGTGGACCTTTGGGAGGAGATCAACAGATTGGCGCCAAAATAGCAGAGGGTAAAATTGATTTTTTGATCTTCTTTTGGGACCCTCTGGAGCCTCAGCCTCATGATCCTGATGTAAAAGCCCTATTGCGTATTGCAGTAACCTGGGATATTCCTTTTGCCTGTAATAAAGCTTCTGCGAATTTCCTTTTTGCATCTGCAAAAATTACCGGTGATTATGAAAGGGAACAACCTGACTTTACCTCTTACCTGAACCGGAACATAAAGAAATAAAAAAGCCCGGATGCATATCCGGGCCACGTTAGGTAGTATAGGAGTATATTCTTTATACGTTCATCAGTGATTCTCTGCGACGCATTTTGCCAGCAGGAATACCAAACATCATTTTAAAACGACGGCAAAAGTAAGCTGTATCTTTGTAGCCAACATCTTTCCCTATTTCACGAATACTTTTCTTGGTAGTCCTCAAAAGGTTCACCGCTTTTTCCATTCGCTGATATTCAATGTAATCCTGAGGATTAATGCCGGTCAACATCTTAAAATATTGCCCTACATAATCTTCAGACACATTAGCCACATTGGCTAACACCTTATTGGATAAGTCTCCCCCTATATTGTCTTTGATATATGCGAAAATATCAATCAATCGAGGATCCTTGAAGTAAGTACTATTGGTAGCCAATTGCTCCACAAACATTCTGTTATCCAGAATGTAACGAATGATTTCAATCACCATACGCTCTGTGCTTAGCTTAATAATTCTATCTTTTCCGGGAGTGTCAGAATTATTCTCCCGCAAAATTTCCTGTATGATCTCAGGGATCCTACTATTATCCTCAAGCACAAAAGGAGGGATATCCAGTGAAGCAAAGAAATTCACGGAATCAAATACCTTTGCTTCAAAGTTAATAAAACTAAAGTTTTCAGCCTCCAGAGTCTTTACATCTGTAGTCTCCAGTGACTGAAAATATAATTCTTTATTGTTGATGAAGTCATCATTTGACAGGCTTACCGGATCACCGGTACCATAGGTTACAGATACCTGTTTTCCTCCGGGAATAAACACAACATTGCCACCACTTACCTCTGTGTTATCACTTCCGTACCTGATTTTCCCACGATTCAAAATTAAGATGGTATTTTCTACATCATAATAATTTTGAATTCTTACAGGTTGTAAGATTCTTATATTTTTCGACTTAATGAACCTTACGCTGAGTGATTCAATAATTTTATTATAATCTTCCATTCAGTTTAGGAGTATAATATATATGGTGAAAAGAAAAATTCTTATCTGAAAACAATACTTCAAATTTAATAAACCTATGTAACTTTCCAAATAAGAAATTATAAACTTGTACGCAAAATACAAATTTATTTAATTTTTTCCATAAATATTACATTAAAACATATCTATTTTAATATTTCCCTTGCAATTACTAGCTTTTGAATCTCTGAAGTACCCTCATAAATTTGGGTAACCTTGGCATCACGCATCATACGCTCTACGTGGTATTCCTTCACATAGCCATATCCGCCGTGAATTTGAACTGCCTCGATAGTCACTTCCATAGCTACCTGAGAAGCATATAACTTAGCCATAGCACTTTCTTTGATATAGGATTGGCCTTTATCCTTCAAGTCAGCAGCCTGGAAACAAAGAAGGCGGGCTGCGTCAATTTTGGTGGCCATTTCTGCTAACTTAAATTGAATCGCCTGATGCTTACTGATTTCCTGTCCGAAAGTTTTTCTTTCTTTGGCGTATTGTACTGAGCGTTCATAAGCGCCTGATGCTATGCCCAGAGCCTGTGCGGCAATACCTATACGACCTCCATTGAGCACCGACATGGCAAACCTAAAACCAAACCCGTCTTCTCCTATACGGTTTGGCTTCGGTACTTTCAGGTCGTTGAACATCAGGGAGTGCGTATCTGAGGCCCTTATACCCATTTTATTTTCTTTTTTCCCCACCACAAAGCCTTCCCATTCTTTTTCTACAATCAATGCATTGATTCCTTTATGTTTTTTCTCAGCCTCACTCTGGCCCATTATAAGGTATATAGAAGCACTATTACCATTGGTGATCCAGTTCTTGCTTCCGTTTACCAGATAATAATCTCCATGATCCAGCGCAGATGTTCGTTGCATAGTGGCATCAGAGCCCGCTTCTGGTTCTGAAAGACAAAAAGCACCAAGTAGCCTTCCACTGGCCAGTTCGGGTAAATATTTTTGCTTTTGCTCTTCAGTTCCATATTCTTCAATCCCCCAACAGACTAATGAATTGTTTACCGACATACACACTGACGCAGAAGCATCCACTTTAGAAATTTCTTCTATGGCCAACACATAAGATTTGGTGTCCATGCCCCCTCCTCCGTATTCCGGGCTTACCATCATGCCCATAAAACCCAGCTCTCCCATTTTTTTTACCTGTTGGGCTGGAAACTCCTGTTTTTCATCTCTTTCTATTACTCCGGGAAGCAGTTCTGTTTGAGCAAAGTCTCTCGCAGCTTCTTGTACAGCCAGGTGCTCCTCTGTTAATTGAAAATCCATACATTAAATGTTTACAAGTGAAAACTTATTTATTATGCATGCAGAGTATTATTATGCAATATAAGTTTTGGGATGGGTATTACAAAAAAAGCACCTCTGGAGGTGCTTTTTATTTATTCAAAATATGGTATGATTAATTAGTCCCTGCTGCCCAGAAAGATAGATACATAATATAACAAAGCCATTACTGAACCTAATGCAGCTACTACATAGGTCATAGCCGCCCATTTTAATGCGTCTTTGGCCATATCATATTCTCCGGGGGTCACTACATTTCGCCCTTTAATCCAGGCCAGCGCTCTTTTACTAGCGTCAAACTCTACTGGTAAAGTTACCAGTGAGAAAAGTGTAATCACTGCATAACATGCTATAATGACCAGCAAGACTGGCTGAATCGGAAAACTTTGGAAAAGGAAAAAGCCTCCAAAGAGCGCAATCATTACTACTACATTCAGCACTTTGGCGCTCACATTCTGTACTGGAACCATGGCAGAGCGAAACTCCAGGAAGCTGTAAGCAGTGGCATGCTGAACAGCATGGCCGCACTCATGGGCTGCTACTGCCGCAGCTGCAGCCGAACGCCCGTGATATACATCATCACTCAGGTTAACTGTTTTGTCCGCCGGATTGTAATGGTCAGACAAACGACCTGGCACTGAAACTACGCTTACATCATGGATGCCATTGTCGCGTAGCATGTGCTCAGCAATTTCCCGGCCTGTCAGATTAGCCTGTAAGCCAATCTGCGAATACTTTCTAAACTTATTCTTGAGTCTCTGGCTTACTGCAAAGCTCAAGATCATGATCCCTATTATTAATATAAAATACATAGTCTTTTTATTCTTATGGGTTTACATCTACAACGTATATTTATCGTATTATGCTCATTGATGCATAGCCTTTTACGTTAATAACTAAACAGAAGTTATACCTCAAAAGTCGTTTTTTCAGACATCAAATTTTTGAGGCTGAGGATATTTTTCTCTTTTCTTGGTAGAAAGCACCGAGGCGATAAAGAAACTTATGCCTCCAAAAATAATAAATGAAATGGTTTGCATACTGTGGATAAGGGTAGCGAATAACACTCCCTCCTGCTCTGCTACTCCGTATAGGAGCAATACGCCACTCACCAATGCGTGGAAAGTACCAAAACCACCCTGCACTGGAGCCGCCATGCCCAGGCTACCCATTACAAGTACTGCCAATCCGGCTCTCCATCCTAAGATAGAGGTCTCCGGCAGGGCGAAAAATACTACATAAGACATCATATAGTAGCATAGCCAAATAGTAAATGTGGAAACCCAGAAGCCTGATTTGTTTTCTATTCTGCTTATGCTGGTGAGTCCCTTAAGGACTTCACGCCCCAGGTTTCGTAGCTTAATAAACAATTTGTTTTGAGTCAGGCTTTTCTGAATTGCTTTTCTCAGGACAAAAAAGAGCAGTAAAGCCACCGCTGCTACCCCGATCAGTATATAAATAGTTCCTACATTTTGCTGTAGCACATCCAGCTTTTCTCCCAAAAAGGAAAGGATAAATTCATTTAGCCGGCTAAACTCCAACACAAAAAGCATGACCATAGCGGTAAAGAGACAGAACAGATCCACCAGACGTTCTGCTACCACTGTTCCTAGTGAAGTGGTAATAGGAATATCATCGGTTTTTTTCAGTATTCCGCAGCGACTCACTTCACCCATGCGAGGGATGATGAGATTGGCAAAATAACCTACCATTACTGCCAGGAGTGTCCGAAAAGTTGTGAGATGCTTATATCCGAGCGGATAGAGCAGGATATTCCAGCGGTAAGCTCTGAGGAGATGACTCATTAAAAAAATACCGATGGCCAGGGCTACCCATCGGTAATCTACTTCCTTGAGTTTATTAACCATTGTGTTCAGGTCAAAATCTTTGAACACGTACCAAAGAAGTGCTGCTGCTAACAGCAGAGAGATTATGTACTTTAAGTAATTTTTTATGTTGCTCAAGGTCTTATGTCAAACGATTTTTCTGATCAGGAAAAATTACAGTGGGCTTGAAAGATTTTGCTTCTTCAAAGTCCATACCTGCATAAGAAATGATAATGATCACATCTCCCACCTGCACTTTTCGTGCTGCAGGCCCATTCATACAGATCATACCGCTATCTCTTTCACCTTTGATCACATAAGTTTCCAGACGCTCGCCATTGTTCACATTTACAATCTGCACTTTTTCGTGCTCAATAAGGTTGGCAGCCTCCATTAATGTTTCATCTATCGTGATGCTCCCCACATAATGCAATTCTGCCTGCGTAATTTTTACGCGATGTATTTTAGATTTTAAAACTTGAATATTCATCTCTGTTTCATGCATTTATTTTAAAGCATGTAAGGTAGGTGCTTTCTTGATTACTCCGCCGCCTCACTTACTACCTCATAGCAATAAAATACAACACTTATGTTTTAATAAAATTCCTTTGACCTAAGAAAAAACCAATACATTATCTATTAACCTGACTTCTTCCACAAATGCAGCTACACATACGGCTATCTCCGATTTTGGGGTAATATCCGCAGCTGTTGTAAAGTCTCTTTTGTCTATTACCTCAAAGTATTCCTGCCTAATCTTTGGCTGTTCTTTTAAAGTACTGATCCCTGCCTGCCGGGCAACTTCTATTTTCTCCCCCTCTTCAATTAAATTTTTCACTTTAGTAATGGCATGGTACAAATTAGCAGCCAGGTCTTTCCCTTTTTCTGAGAGTCTTGTGTTTCTGGATGACATCGCCAATCCATTGTTTTCTCTAACGGTGGGCACTATTACGAGTTGTGTGCTAAAGAATAGTTCCTCAATGAGTTTTCTTACTACACTACACTGTTGCAAATCTTTTTGACCAAAATAGGCTTTATCCGAGTTCACGATATGGAAAAGCTTAGATAAGATAATGCCCACTCCGCTGAAATGTCCCGGACGAAACTTCCCCTCCAGCACCTGCTCCAGCTTACCAAAGCCTAATTTTATTCCGTTGAGATTACCCTCTGGATACATCTCTTTATCTGAAGGGCTGAACAACACATCACAGGCTTGCTTTTCTAATAAAAATTGATCATGATCCAGATCCCGGGGATATTTTTTGAGGTCATCTGTGTTATTAAACTGAGCAGGGTTCACATATATGCTACAAACTGTAATATCGTTCTCTTTCTGAGACTGGTTTAATAGTTTAAGGTGTCCTTCATGCAAGGCTCCCATTGTGGGAACCAGGCCAACAGAGCGCTTTTTTTGGCGTTCTTCAGCCAAAAAATACTGTAGCGATTTAATGTTTTTAAATATTTGCATTATTACCAGTTCTAATACGAATAAAATCGCAAAACGCTATGTGCAATTGAAAAAAAGTGGAAATATGGTAAAATTTTCGTAATTTTGCGCATGCTTTTCCAATAACACAATTCAAATCCCCAAAGATATGTCAAAACTCCGAATTCTTTATGTAGCAAGTGAGATCAATCCATTTTTACAAACTTCTGAAGTGGCTGACTTTGTAAGGCAGCTCCCGCAGGGTATGCAGGAAAGAGGCATGGAGATCCGTATTCTCGTTCCTCGTTTTGGTTTGATCAATGAGCGCAAAAACAGGCTGCATGAAGTAGTTAGGTTATCAGGAATCAATATTGCAGTGGGTGAAGAAGAGAAGCCCCTGACAATCAAAGTTGCCTCTATCCCTAATGCTAAACTTCAGGTTTACTTTATCGATAATGAGGATTATTTCCATAGGAAGTCAGTGTTTTTTGACAAAGAAAACAACTTTTATGAAGATAATGACGAACGCGCTATTTTCTTCTGCAAAGGGGTTATTGAGACGGTCAAAAAACTAGGATGGACGCCTGACATTGTACATTGCAATGACTGGATGACCAGCTTAATTCCTATGTACTTGAAGACCACTTACAAAAATGACCCCCTCTTCAAAAATACAAAGACTGTCTTTACCGTTTATAATAATCCGTTCAAGCATAAATTTGATGGTGACCTCTTAGACA
Proteins encoded:
- a CDS encoding helix-turn-helix domain-containing protein; translation: MEDYNKIIESLSVRFIKSKNIRILQPVRIQNYYDVENTILILNRGKIRYGSDNTEVSGGNVVFIPGGKQVSVTYGTGDPVSLSNDDFINNKELYFQSLETTDVKTLEAENFSFINFEAKVFDSVNFFASLDIPPFVLEDNSRIPEIIQEILRENNSDTPGKDRIIKLSTERMVIEIIRYILDNRMFVEQLATNSTYFKDPRLIDIFAYIKDNIGGDLSNKVLANVANVSEDYVGQYFKMLTGINPQDYIEYQRMEKAVNLLRTTKKSIREIGKDVGYKDTAYFCRRFKMMFGIPAGKMRRRESLMNV
- a CDS encoding methylglyoxal synthase, which gives rise to MKKKQAVALVAHDNKKPELLQWVRNHIDLLAAYELYATGTTGKMLEEGIKDLKSITINKLLSGPLGGDQQIGAKIAEGKIDFLIFFWDPLEPQPHDPDVKALLRIAVTWDIPFACNKASANFLFASAKITGDYEREQPDFTSYLNRNIKK
- a CDS encoding IMPACT family protein, whose product is MKEQDTYYSLKTQSEGLYKEKGSKFLAFAYPVNSDEEIKEKVETLKKQYYDARHHCFAFILKPEEGREETYRANDDGEPAHSAGDPILGQIRSQNLFDVLIVVVRYFGGTKLGVPGLIHAYKTAAADAIAHNQVVKKIIHKDLSIRFEYTVTNEVMRLIEQFQAQIKDQDFAEDCFYRLSLPRSMWKNAKEQFAQVQGVAFV
- a CDS encoding 2OG-Fe(II) oxygenase, yielding MEEKSEALLQEAQLEQLVDQLAENGYGLIDHFFSPDEVNAVINRFQDLSEEGKFKKAGIGKMQNFAVDKSVRGDYIRWINPNDMMEVTANYVGKMRQLMEYLNYTCFLGLKDFEAHFAMYPAGTFYKRHVDRFHQKPHRVISTVCYLNENWKEKDGGQLRMFLPDEEFDIAPLSGRMVCFRSEIEHEVQLTSRPRYSITGWMLDQHSSLTFL
- a CDS encoding zinc metallopeptidase; this translates as MYFILIIGIMILSFAVSQRLKNKFRKYSQIGLQANLTGREIAEHMLRDNGIHDVSVVSVPGRLSDHYNPADKTVNLSDDVYHGRSAAAAAVAAHECGHAVQHATAYSFLEFRSAMVPVQNVSAKVLNVVVMIALFGGFFLFQSFPIQPVLLVIIACYAVITLFSLVTLPVEFDASKRALAWIKGRNVVTPGEYDMAKDALKWAAMTYVVAALGSVMALLYYVSIFLGSRD
- a CDS encoding RidA family protein, yielding MAREVINTSEAPAPIGPYSQAIQSGATLYVSGQIALDAASGELINDNITEETHQVMKNLEAILSAAGADFSKVVKCSIFVKNMSDFATVNEAYGQYFKLQPPARETVEVSGLPKNVNVEISCIATLD
- the gltX gene encoding glutamate--tRNA ligase, with the translated sequence MEQNIRVRFAPSPTGPQHIGGIRTALYNYLFARQKKGTFILRIEDTDQTRYVPCSEDYLKKALKWCGIQPDEGVDEGGPYAPYRQSERKEIYGKYAQQLIDAGHAYYAFDTEVELNEMRERLKDARVAQPQYNAITRMTMKNSLTLSESEVKAKMDAGEPYVIRLKVPRKDEVRLNDMVRGWIMVHSSTLDDKVIMKSDGMPTYHLANVVDDHLMEITHVIRGEEWLPSAPLHVLMYQFLGWEESMPQFAHLPLLLKPDGNGKLSKRDSLKHGFPVFPMEWTDDEKNQLPGFKEEGYLPEAFINFLAFLGWNPGTEQELFTKEELIEAFKIENINKAGARFDIHKAQWYNQQYLRQKSDDELAGMLLSTLEKAGVESSRDKAVKVSGLMKERVTFPAEIWENAKFFYVAPQRYDEKIVNKKWTEEATTVLQAYANALKQHDGALNADQAKIVLEQVLNELEVKMGRVMQALRLAVTGEGSGPDLMPTIEVLGRDETANRIENALQKLEMHVKT
- a CDS encoding NAD(P)H-hydrate dehydratase: MKILTAQQTRDADAATIKNEPISSTDLMERAATVFKHQFIETFGATVNPVYIFSGPGNNGGDGLAFARLLHQHHCNIHAFTVHAADKGSEDFKINRERLAEHITINNIEQESDIPDIPREAIVIDGLFGSGLSRKVEGIFAQVIEKINLSEAAVVAIDIPSGLFADQPLEVEDDDAVIIRADYTFSFQMPKLAFLLPESAHFVGKWEILDIGLDRNFIEQTPVDYYFTDHMLAKSLLKKRDTHSHKGTFGKTMLISGSYGKMGAAVLCARACLHSGVGLLTVHVPECGYQIMQIANPEAMTTVDRHQYIFTDLPQQGPTDLDKYDALGVGPGLGAAEETVMALKSILEKAQSLQKPMVLDADALNICGQHRDLLDLLPENAVLTPHPKEFERLTQPAENDFHRLQLLTKFCRQYEVFVVLKGANTAVGTPSGKICFNSTGNPGMASGGTGDALTGIITALLSQKYDPLDAALLGVYLHGKAGDLATDALGQEAMLASNLIEHLGEAFKSLAQY
- a CDS encoding acyl-CoA dehydrogenase, encoding MDFQLTEEHLAVQEAARDFAQTELLPGVIERDEKQEFPAQQVKKMGELGFMGMMVSPEYGGGGMDTKSYVLAIEEISKVDASASVCMSVNNSLVCWGIEEYGTEEQKQKYLPELASGRLLGAFCLSEPEAGSDATMQRTSALDHGDYYLVNGSKNWITNGNSASIYLIMGQSEAEKKHKGINALIVEKEWEGFVVGKKENKMGIRASDTHSLMFNDLKVPKPNRIGEDGFGFRFAMSVLNGGRIGIAAQALGIASGAYERSVQYAKERKTFGQEISKHQAIQFKLAEMATKIDAARLLCFQAADLKDKGQSYIKESAMAKLYASQVAMEVTIEAVQIHGGYGYVKEYHVERMMRDAKVTQIYEGTSEIQKLVIAREILK